The following proteins are encoded in a genomic region of Streptomyces gobiensis:
- a CDS encoding class I SAM-dependent methyltransferase: protein MLTVDFSRFPLAAGDHVLDLGCGAGRHAFECYRRGARVVALDQNTEEIREVAKWFAAMEEAGEAPAGATATAMEGDALNLPFPDDSFDVVIISEVMEHIPDDKGVLAEMVRVLRPGGRIAVTVPRYGPEKICWALSDEYHEVEGGHIRIYRAEELLRKMREAGLRPYGTHHAHGLHSPYWWLKCAFGVNNDKALPVRAYHQLLVWDIMKKPLATRVAERALNPLIGKSFVAYATLPHTPAVHSTDEDGA, encoded by the coding sequence GTGCTGACCGTCGATTTTTCCCGGTTCCCGCTCGCCGCGGGCGATCATGTCCTCGATCTGGGGTGCGGCGCCGGACGCCACGCCTTCGAGTGCTACCGACGCGGAGCGCGTGTCGTCGCACTCGACCAGAACACCGAGGAGATCCGCGAGGTCGCCAAGTGGTTCGCCGCCATGGAGGAGGCCGGTGAGGCCCCGGCGGGCGCTACCGCCACCGCGATGGAGGGTGACGCGCTCAACCTGCCCTTCCCCGACGACAGCTTCGATGTCGTCATCATCTCCGAGGTGATGGAGCACATCCCGGACGACAAGGGCGTGCTCGCCGAGATGGTCCGGGTGCTGCGCCCCGGCGGCCGGATCGCCGTCACCGTGCCGCGCTACGGCCCGGAGAAGATCTGCTGGGCCCTCTCCGACGAATACCACGAGGTCGAGGGCGGCCATATCCGTATCTACCGCGCCGAGGAGCTGCTGCGCAAAATGCGCGAGGCCGGTCTGCGGCCCTATGGCACCCACCATGCGCACGGCCTGCACTCGCCGTACTGGTGGCTCAAATGTGCATTCGGTGTGAATAACGACAAGGCGCTCCCCGTTCGCGCGTACCACCAGCTGCTGGTCTGGGACATCATGAAGAAGCCGCTGGCGACCCGTGTCGCCGAACGCGCCCTGAATCCCCTGATCGGCAAGAGCTTTGTCGCCTACGCGACGCTGCCGCACACGCCCGCCGTCCACAGCACGGACGAGGACGGCGCGTGA
- a CDS encoding LLM class F420-dependent oxidoreductase, whose protein sequence is MRLGLALGYWGRGPNPHHLELAQLAEKLGYDSVWTAESWGSDAFTALTWIAAHTSRIRLGTAVAQMAARTPTATAMHALTLDHLSGGRMMLGLGLSGPQVVEGWYGRPFPASPLTATREYVDVVRQVLRRKAPVELDGRFHPHPYRGPDGTGLGKPLKPITHPLRAELPILLGAEGPKNIAQTTRIADGWLPLYWSPMRTNVYEASLAAVPDTFLIAPMAQARVCDDIAEGLLPVKAMLGFYIGGMGHAARNFHADLMARMGFEAEARRIQELFLQGRRDEAIAAVPDAFADEISLVGPRERIAERLDLWRTGPVTDLLVTAPDPNTLRTLAELVPTSP, encoded by the coding sequence ATGCGACTCGGCCTGGCGCTCGGCTACTGGGGGCGTGGTCCCAACCCCCACCACCTCGAACTCGCCCAGCTGGCAGAGAAGTTGGGATATGACTCGGTATGGACGGCGGAGTCCTGGGGCTCGGACGCCTTCACCGCGCTGACCTGGATCGCCGCCCACACCTCCCGTATCAGGCTGGGCACCGCCGTAGCGCAGATGGCCGCCCGCACCCCAACCGCCACCGCGATGCACGCGCTCACCCTCGACCATCTCTCCGGCGGCCGGATGATGCTCGGCCTCGGGCTCTCCGGCCCACAGGTCGTTGAGGGCTGGTACGGACGCCCCTTCCCCGCCTCCCCCCTGACCGCCACCCGCGAATACGTCGACGTGGTCCGCCAAGTCCTGCGGCGAAAGGCCCCGGTGGAGCTGGACGGCCGTTTCCACCCCCACCCCTACCGGGGCCCGGACGGCACGGGTCTGGGCAAGCCGCTCAAGCCCATCACCCACCCACTCCGCGCCGAACTCCCCATCCTGCTGGGTGCCGAGGGCCCGAAGAACATCGCCCAGACCACCCGTATCGCCGATGGCTGGCTGCCGCTGTACTGGTCACCGATGCGCACGAACGTCTACGAAGCGTCACTGGCCGCCGTCCCGGATACGTTCCTGATCGCCCCCATGGCCCAGGCCCGCGTCTGCGACGACATCGCCGAAGGGCTGCTGCCGGTCAAGGCGATGCTCGGCTTCTACATCGGCGGCATGGGGCACGCCGCCCGTAACTTCCACGCCGACCTGATGGCCCGTATGGGCTTCGAGGCCGAGGCACGCCGCATCCAGGAACTCTTCCTCCAGGGCCGCCGCGATGAGGCCATCGCAGCCGTACCGGACGCCTTCGCCGACGAGATCTCCCTGGTCGGCCCCCGCGAGCGGATCGCCGAACGGCTGGACCTATGGCGCACGGGCCCGGTCACGGACCTACTGGTGACCGCCCCCGACCCGAACACCCTTCGCACCCTGGCCGAGCTCGTGCCTACATCTCCCTGA
- a CDS encoding TetR family transcriptional regulator, translating into MTTQSKPPSSPPLTERQEARRRRILHASAQLARRGGFDAVQMREVAESSQVALGTLYRYFPSKVHLLVATMQDQLQQMHETLHKRPPTDEEPAARVAETLMRAFRAMQREPQLADAMVRALTFADRSVSPEVDTVSRLTTAIILDAMGLETPPTPEQLSAVRVIEHTWHSALITWLSGRASIAQVKIDIETVCRLIDVTA; encoded by the coding sequence ATGACGACACAGTCCAAGCCGCCGTCCTCCCCGCCGCTGACCGAGCGCCAGGAGGCACGTCGCCGCCGGATCCTGCACGCCAGCGCGCAGCTGGCCCGTCGCGGCGGCTTTGACGCGGTACAGATGCGCGAGGTTGCCGAGTCATCCCAGGTCGCCCTCGGTACGCTCTACCGCTACTTCCCCTCCAAGGTGCATCTGCTGGTCGCGACCATGCAGGACCAGCTGCAGCAGATGCACGAGACGCTGCACAAGCGCCCGCCCACGGACGAGGAACCGGCAGCGCGGGTGGCTGAGACGCTGATGCGCGCCTTCCGGGCGATGCAGCGCGAACCGCAGCTGGCCGACGCCATGGTGCGGGCCCTGACCTTCGCGGACCGCTCGGTCAGCCCTGAGGTGGATACGGTCTCCCGGCTCACCACGGCGATCATCCTGGACGCCATGGGCCTGGAGACGCCACCCACACCCGAGCAGTTGTCGGCGGTCCGGGTCATCGAGCACACCTGGCACTCAGCGCTGATCACCTGGCTGTCCGGGCGAGCCTCTATCGCCCAGGTCAAAATCGATATCGAGACGGTCTGCCGCTTGATCGATGTGACGGCTTGA
- a CDS encoding glycosyltransferase family 4 protein: MTAEAIQDAASGPSQSVGGAERPLRIALLTYKGNPFCGGQGVYVRHLSRELVRLGHHVEVIGAQPYPVVDAGVTLTELPSLDLYRQPDPFRTPGLGEYRDWIDALEVGTMWTGGFPEPLTFSLRARRHLAARRGDFDIIHDNQTLGYGLLGGPQTLGAPLVTTIHHPITVDRQLELEAAEGWKQRISVRRWYGFTRMQKRVARRLPSVLTVSGSSRQEIIDDLGVRQDRIHIVHIGADARLFSPDPAIPEIPGRIVTTSSADVPLKGLIHLVEALAKLRTENPDAHLVVVGKRADDGPVAAAIERYGLSDAVEFIKGVSDHALADLVRGAQIACVPSLYEGFSLPAAEAMATGTPLVATTGGAIPEVAGPDGETCLAVPPGDAGALAAALGRLLGDAGLRKRLGTAGRDRVLRRFTWEQAAIGTVERYREAITLTRQRV, from the coding sequence GTGACCGCAGAGGCCATACAGGACGCAGCGTCCGGCCCCTCGCAGAGCGTGGGCGGTGCGGAACGACCGCTGCGCATCGCCCTGCTCACCTACAAGGGCAACCCCTTCTGCGGCGGGCAGGGGGTGTACGTCCGCCATCTGTCGCGAGAGCTTGTCCGGCTCGGCCACCACGTCGAGGTGATCGGAGCCCAGCCCTACCCCGTCGTCGACGCCGGAGTCACCCTCACCGAGCTGCCCAGCCTGGACCTCTACCGGCAGCCCGACCCCTTCCGCACCCCGGGGCTCGGCGAGTACCGCGACTGGATCGACGCACTTGAGGTCGGCACGATGTGGACCGGCGGCTTCCCCGAGCCGCTGACCTTCTCCCTGCGCGCCCGCCGCCATCTGGCCGCCCGACGCGGTGACTTCGACATCATCCACGACAACCAGACGCTGGGCTACGGACTGCTCGGCGGGCCTCAGACGCTGGGCGCCCCGCTGGTCACCACGATCCACCACCCCATCACCGTCGACCGGCAGCTTGAGCTGGAGGCCGCCGAGGGCTGGAAACAACGCATCTCCGTACGCCGCTGGTATGGCTTCACCCGGATGCAGAAGCGGGTCGCCCGGCGGCTGCCGTCGGTGCTCACCGTCTCCGGCTCATCCCGGCAGGAGATCATCGATGACCTCGGAGTGCGTCAGGACCGTATCCATATCGTGCACATCGGGGCCGACGCCCGGCTCTTCTCCCCCGACCCGGCCATCCCCGAGATCCCCGGCCGGATCGTCACCACCTCCAGCGCCGATGTCCCGCTCAAGGGCCTGATCCACCTGGTGGAGGCGCTGGCCAAGCTGCGCACCGAGAACCCGGACGCCCATCTGGTCGTTGTCGGCAAGCGCGCCGACGACGGCCCGGTCGCCGCCGCCATCGAACGCTACGGACTGTCCGACGCTGTCGAGTTCATCAAGGGCGTCAGCGACCACGCGCTGGCCGACCTGGTGCGCGGCGCGCAGATCGCCTGTGTGCCCTCGCTCTACGAAGGCTTCTCCCTGCCCGCCGCCGAAGCCATGGCCACCGGTACGCCGCTGGTCGCCACCACCGGCGGCGCCATCCCCGAGGTAGCCGGTCCGGACGGTGAGACCTGTCTGGCCGTTCCGCCCGGTGACGCGGGCGCACTCGCCGCCGCCCTGGGACGGCTGCTCGGTGACGCCGGACTGCGCAAGCGACTGGGCACCGCCGGACGGGACCGGGTGCTGCGCCGCTTCACCTGGGAACAGGCGGCGATCGGCACCGTGGAGCGGTACCGGGAGGCCATCACCCTCACCCGCCAGCGCGTCTAG
- a CDS encoding prenyltransferase encodes MTSPERTERLILPGVLTAEQATQTVAGIAATQRADGAIPWFRGHHLDPWDHIEAAMALDTAGEHDRAEAAYNWLARHQLPDGSWYAAYADGDADTPTDRGRESNFCAYIAVGVWHHYLSTGDEAFLERMWPVVAAAMEFVLGLQQPGGQIGWKREPDGTPVADALLTGSSSIYQALRCALALAEYREEPQPDWELGVGWLGHAIQHHPERFLDKSRYSMDWYYPILGGALTGPAAKERIEEHWDRFVVPGLGVRCILPNPWVTGGESAELALALWVMGESDRALDILSWIQHLRAANGMYWTGYVFADDAVWPEEQTSWTAGSILLAVAALGGDEATMQVFSGERLPTGLPPDCC; translated from the coding sequence GTGACGAGCCCGGAGCGCACTGAACGGCTCATTCTTCCCGGCGTACTCACCGCCGAGCAGGCCACCCAGACCGTGGCGGGCATCGCCGCCACCCAGCGCGCGGACGGCGCCATCCCCTGGTTCCGGGGCCACCATCTCGACCCCTGGGACCATATCGAGGCCGCCATGGCACTGGACACCGCCGGGGAACACGACCGTGCCGAGGCCGCCTACAACTGGCTCGCCAGGCACCAGCTCCCCGATGGCTCCTGGTACGCCGCCTACGCGGACGGCGACGCCGACACCCCCACCGACCGGGGCCGGGAGAGCAACTTCTGTGCGTATATCGCCGTCGGCGTCTGGCACCACTATCTGTCGACCGGCGATGAGGCCTTTCTGGAACGTATGTGGCCGGTGGTGGCCGCGGCGATGGAGTTCGTACTCGGGCTCCAGCAGCCGGGCGGCCAGATCGGCTGGAAGCGGGAGCCCGACGGCACCCCGGTCGCCGACGCCCTGCTGACCGGCTCCTCCTCCATCTACCAGGCGCTGCGTTGCGCGCTGGCCCTCGCCGAGTACCGCGAGGAGCCACAGCCCGACTGGGAACTGGGCGTCGGCTGGCTGGGCCACGCGATCCAGCACCACCCCGAGCGCTTCCTGGACAAGTCCCGCTACTCCATGGACTGGTACTACCCCATCCTCGGCGGCGCCCTCACCGGGCCGGCCGCCAAGGAACGCATCGAGGAACACTGGGACCGTTTCGTGGTACCGGGTCTCGGCGTGCGCTGTATCCTGCCCAACCCCTGGGTCACCGGCGGCGAGAGCGCCGAACTCGCGCTGGCGCTCTGGGTGATGGGGGAGTCGGACCGTGCCCTGGACATCCTGAGCTGGATTCAGCACCTACGGGCCGCGAACGGCATGTACTGGACCGGCTATGTCTTCGCCGATGACGCGGTCTGGCCCGAGGAGCAGACCTCCTGGACGGCGGGCTCCATCCTGCTGGCCGTCGCCGCCCTGGGCGGCGACGAAGCGACCATGCAGGTCTTCAGCGGCGAACGCCTCCCCACCGGCCTCCCCCCAGACTGCTGCTAA
- a CDS encoding acyl-CoA dehydrogenase — protein sequence MGIGISQEHRELAESVRGWAARAVPPEETRKLLDSPGRGGRPGYWDGLAEQGLLGPQLPEAYGGGGGTLLDLAVVLEETGRAALPGPYLPSALAAELLHRAGQGELVRALAEGRRIGAVALGAGSLTAAAVEGGGYVLDGTAPPVLGAGDADLLLLSAETAAAAGSAGSVGGTVWLAVDAGALRVRTQESADPTRATAEVSAESVTVPAGRELPVDGDLVRDLAAALFAAEACGTAAWALETAAEYAKVREQFGRPIGQFQAIKHLCADMLVRVEQARALAWDAARAADDTAQSRGLATTLAAATALDAAYSCTKDCVQILGGIGFTWEHDAHLYLRRAVVARQLLGTGDTQRLRAARLAARGARRELRLELPPEAEPYREQARTAIEPVKGLDPAAARRALAPTGYAAPHLPQPYGLGAGPVQQLAVQQELAAAGVKVSDLGIATWVVPSLISYGTQAQRERHLGPALRGDVLWCQLFSEPGAGSDLASLRTKAERTARGGWRVNGQKVWTSAAQWADWGILLARTDPDAPKHKGLTYFVVDMKNTPGIDIRPLKEITGDSLFNEVYFDDALLPADAVIGEVNDGWRVARHTLGNERVHMADQLTFDTGLETLIEHSTAADDTVRERVGALAAEAHALSCITMRTTLQQLSGLEPGAGASVRKLIQTQHQQKTAELALELLGPAGALREGPGERAVHGFLMSRCLTIAGGTTQVQLNVVAERLLGLDRDPEPRPSSDGSK from the coding sequence ATGGGGATCGGGATCTCGCAGGAGCACCGAGAGTTGGCCGAGTCCGTACGCGGCTGGGCGGCGCGGGCCGTGCCGCCCGAGGAGACGCGCAAGCTCCTGGACTCGCCGGGCAGGGGCGGGCGGCCCGGATACTGGGACGGGCTCGCCGAGCAGGGGCTGCTGGGGCCGCAGCTGCCGGAGGCGTACGGCGGTGGCGGCGGCACGCTGCTCGATCTGGCGGTAGTGCTGGAGGAGACCGGCCGGGCCGCGCTGCCCGGCCCGTATCTGCCCAGCGCCCTCGCCGCCGAGCTGCTGCACCGGGCCGGCCAGGGGGAGCTCGTACGGGCCCTGGCCGAGGGCAGGCGGATCGGCGCCGTCGCACTGGGCGCCGGCTCGCTGACCGCGGCCGCCGTCGAGGGCGGCGGCTATGTGCTGGACGGCACCGCCCCGCCGGTGCTGGGGGCGGGGGACGCCGATCTGCTGCTGCTCTCGGCGGAGACGGCGGCGGCGGCAGGGTCGGCCGGGTCGGTGGGCGGGACCGTATGGCTGGCGGTGGACGCCGGGGCGCTACGGGTCCGTACGCAGGAGAGTGCCGACCCCACCCGGGCCACGGCGGAGGTGAGCGCCGAGAGCGTCACCGTGCCCGCCGGGCGGGAACTGCCGGTGGACGGGGATCTGGTACGGGACCTGGCGGCGGCCCTGTTCGCCGCCGAGGCCTGCGGCACCGCGGCCTGGGCGCTGGAAACAGCGGCCGAATACGCCAAGGTGCGCGAGCAGTTCGGGCGGCCCATCGGCCAGTTCCAGGCGATCAAGCATCTCTGCGCCGATATGCTGGTCCGCGTCGAACAGGCCCGCGCCCTGGCCTGGGACGCGGCCCGGGCCGCCGATGACACCGCCCAATCCCGGGGGCTGGCCACCACCCTGGCCGCCGCCACCGCCCTGGACGCCGCGTACAGCTGTACCAAGGACTGCGTCCAGATCCTGGGCGGCATCGGCTTCACCTGGGAACACGACGCACATCTGTACCTGCGCCGCGCGGTCGTGGCGCGCCAGCTGCTCGGCACCGGCGATACCCAGCGGCTGCGTGCCGCACGGCTGGCCGCACGGGGCGCCCGGCGGGAACTGCGCCTGGAGCTGCCGCCCGAGGCGGAGCCGTACCGGGAGCAGGCGCGTACGGCGATCGAGCCGGTCAAGGGCCTTGACCCGGCCGCCGCCCGCCGCGCCCTCGCGCCCACCGGCTACGCGGCACCCCATCTGCCGCAGCCCTACGGCCTTGGCGCCGGGCCAGTCCAACAGCTCGCCGTACAGCAGGAGCTGGCGGCGGCGGGCGTCAAAGTGAGCGACCTGGGAATCGCCACCTGGGTGGTGCCCTCGCTGATCAGCTACGGCACCCAGGCCCAGCGGGAACGCCATCTGGGCCCCGCCTTGCGCGGTGATGTCCTGTGGTGCCAGCTCTTCTCCGAGCCGGGCGCCGGGTCCGACCTCGCCTCGCTGCGTACGAAGGCCGAGCGCACCGCCCGGGGCGGTTGGCGGGTCAACGGCCAGAAGGTGTGGACGTCCGCCGCGCAGTGGGCGGACTGGGGCATCCTCCTGGCCCGTACGGACCCGGACGCCCCCAAGCACAAGGGGCTGACGTATTTCGTCGTCGATATGAAGAACACCCCCGGCATCGATATCCGCCCGCTCAAGGAGATCACCGGAGACTCTCTTTTCAACGAGGTCTACTTCGACGACGCGCTGCTCCCCGCGGACGCGGTCATCGGCGAGGTGAACGACGGCTGGCGGGTCGCCCGCCACACCCTGGGCAACGAACGCGTCCACATGGCCGACCAGCTGACCTTCGACACCGGCCTGGAAACGCTCATCGAGCACTCGACGGCCGCCGACGACACCGTCCGGGAACGTGTCGGCGCGCTGGCAGCCGAGGCCCACGCGCTGTCCTGCATCACCATGCGCACCACCCTCCAACAGCTCTCCGGCCTGGAGCCCGGCGCGGGCGCCAGCGTCCGCAAGCTCATCCAGACCCAGCACCAGCAGAAGACCGCCGAACTGGCGCTGGAGCTGCTGGGTCCGGCGGGCGCGCTGCGCGAAGGTCCGGGCGAGCGGGCGGTGCACGGTTTCCTGATGTCCCGCTGCCTGACCATCGCGGGCGGCACCACCCAGGTCCAGCTCAATGTCGTCGCCGAACGGCTGCTCGGCCTGGACCGGGACCCCGAGCCCCGCCCGTCATCTGATGGGAGCAAGTGA
- a CDS encoding N-acetylmuramoyl-L-alanine amidase, with the protein MSLGRRLFVTLALLLPLALAGGLVWLSISTRRAGDEARTEAEAKAPGPEPTATSAATPTVGDPGKPLHGKVIVLDPGHNPGNRDHARKISRSVDIGTGRKACDAVGAATNSGYPEAEFTLEVARKTRDLLQERGATVRFTHDADRPYGPCVDERAKIGNRAEADAAVSIHADGSAQRNRGFHVIVPASVRRGAADTTGITAPSRRLGERLVDRFAAATGTEPANYLGESTRSSALVTRGDLGGLNLSRVPKVFIECGNMRDPQDAALLTDPDWQRKAARGITDGIAAYLTGKQ; encoded by the coding sequence ATGTCGCTCGGCAGACGGCTCTTTGTCACCCTGGCCCTCCTGCTGCCGCTCGCCCTGGCGGGCGGCCTGGTGTGGCTGTCCATATCCACGCGGCGGGCCGGGGACGAGGCCCGTACCGAGGCTGAGGCCAAGGCCCCAGGCCCGGAGCCCACGGCCACTTCCGCGGCCACTCCTACGGTCGGCGATCCCGGCAAGCCGCTTCACGGCAAGGTGATTGTGCTCGACCCAGGCCATAACCCCGGCAATCGCGACCATGCCCGGAAAATCTCGCGTTCCGTTGATATAGGAACCGGGCGAAAGGCGTGCGATGCCGTCGGCGCCGCCACCAATTCCGGCTATCCGGAGGCGGAATTCACGCTGGAGGTCGCCCGTAAAACCCGTGATCTGCTCCAGGAGCGTGGCGCCACCGTACGGTTCACCCACGATGCCGATCGCCCCTATGGACCGTGCGTCGACGAGCGGGCGAAGATCGGCAACCGGGCCGAGGCGGACGCCGCGGTCTCCATCCACGCCGATGGATCCGCCCAGCGGAATCGCGGATTCCATGTGATCGTGCCCGCGTCCGTGCGGCGGGGCGCCGCCGACACCACCGGGATCACCGCCCCGTCCCGCCGCCTCGGCGAACGGCTGGTGGACCGCTTCGCGGCCGCGACCGGCACCGAACCCGCGAACTACCTGGGGGAAAGCACTCGTTCCTCCGCCCTGGTGACCCGCGGCGACCTCGGGGGACTCAACCTTTCCCGGGTCCCGAAGGTCTTCATCGAGTGCGGCAATATGCGCGATCCGCAGGATGCCGCCCTGCTCACCGACCCGGACTGGCAGCGTAAGGCGGCGCGAGGAATCACGGACGGCATCGCGGCCTATCTCACAGGGAAGCAGTAG
- a CDS encoding class I SAM-dependent methyltransferase: MTTPKPDIVAAFEEAKGFMPRHEGLALYAAAADSARLGLPLLEVGTYCGRSTILLADAARQAGVMAITVDHHRGSEEQQPGWEYHDPSVVDPAVGRMDTLPTFRRTLHAAGLEEHVIAVVGRSPQVAAVWGGELGLVFIDGGHTDEHATADYEGWVPHLADGGLLVIHDVFPDPADGGQAPYRIYRRALDSGGFSEVSATGSLRVLRRTGAGL, encoded by the coding sequence ATGACGACACCCAAGCCCGATATCGTCGCCGCCTTCGAGGAGGCGAAGGGTTTTATGCCCCGCCATGAGGGCCTTGCCCTCTACGCGGCGGCGGCCGACTCCGCACGGCTGGGCCTGCCGCTGCTGGAGGTCGGCACCTACTGCGGCCGGTCCACCATCCTGCTCGCCGACGCCGCCCGCCAGGCGGGGGTGATGGCGATCACCGTCGACCACCACCGGGGCAGCGAGGAGCAACAGCCCGGCTGGGAGTACCACGACCCGAGCGTGGTCGACCCGGCGGTCGGCCGGATGGACACCCTCCCCACCTTCCGCCGCACCCTGCACGCCGCCGGGCTTGAGGAGCACGTCATCGCCGTCGTCGGCCGCTCACCGCAGGTCGCGGCCGTATGGGGCGGCGAGCTCGGCCTCGTCTTCATCGACGGCGGGCATACGGATGAGCACGCCACCGCCGACTACGAGGGCTGGGTGCCGCATCTCGCCGACGGCGGCCTGCTTGTGATTCACGATGTGTTCCCGGACCCGGCCGACGGCGGCCAGGCGCCCTACCGGATCTACCGCCGCGCGCTGGACTCCGGGGGATTCAGTGAGGTGTCGGCCACCGGATCCCTGCGAGTGCTGCGCCGTACGGGAGCCGGGCTCTGA
- a CDS encoding DUF5336 domain-containing protein, with translation MNNRSLTRGDAVVIGAAVLLFIASFLGFYSAKGCDGDDCSVNAWEPALFPVLPSVFLAGVIAAALIVAGRFLPAERKLVGLTLPQWGTALAVFAVWSSFWGLFGGGESVNPGVGGILGFLGTLILAGGAIATTLVPALQAPLIPASAPPQMGYQPYGAGQQPGYGYPGAPQQGQPQPGYGYGYPGGAQQPGQPQPHQPQPTPQDPQQSYGGQPQQPQQGQPQPQPQPQQAAAPDPNFQPFWFAVPVPRPLFGEDGSPAPVAELAPGTWYLAVEQRGQALIAQTQDGRRGLLQDTSGIQRG, from the coding sequence GTGAACAACCGCTCGCTCACTCGAGGCGACGCAGTGGTGATCGGAGCAGCGGTTCTGCTGTTCATCGCCTCCTTCCTCGGCTTCTATTCAGCCAAAGGCTGCGACGGAGACGACTGCTCCGTGAACGCCTGGGAGCCCGCCCTGTTCCCAGTGCTGCCGTCGGTGTTCCTCGCCGGGGTCATCGCCGCCGCGCTCATCGTGGCCGGGCGTTTTCTGCCCGCGGAACGGAAGCTGGTCGGCCTGACCCTCCCCCAGTGGGGTACGGCGCTCGCGGTGTTCGCCGTATGGTCCTCGTTCTGGGGCCTCTTCGGGGGCGGCGAGAGCGTCAACCCCGGCGTCGGGGGGATCCTGGGCTTCCTCGGCACGCTGATCCTGGCCGGTGGCGCGATCGCCACGACCCTTGTCCCGGCCCTCCAGGCCCCGCTGATCCCGGCGAGCGCCCCGCCGCAGATGGGTTACCAGCCGTACGGTGCGGGCCAGCAGCCCGGGTACGGCTACCCCGGCGCCCCGCAGCAGGGCCAGCCGCAGCCCGGCTATGGGTACGGCTACCCGGGCGGCGCCCAGCAGCCCGGCCAGCCGCAGCCCCACCAGCCGCAGCCCACTCCGCAGGACCCGCAGCAGTCCTACGGCGGCCAGCCGCAGCAGCCCCAGCAGGGCCAGCCCCAGCCCCAGCCCCAGCCCCAGCAAGCCGCAGCCCCGGACCCGAACTTCCAGCCGTTCTGGTTCGCCGTTCCGGTCCCACGCCCGCTCTTCGGCGAGGACGGCTCCCCGGCCCCGGTCGCCGAGCTGGCGCCCGGCACCTGGTACCTGGCGGTTGAGCAGCGCGGCCAGGCGCTGATCGCCCAGACGCAGGACGGCCGTCGCGGCCTCCTCCAGGACACCTCGGGCATCCAGCGCGGCTGA
- a CDS encoding alpha/beta fold hydrolase — MTTIALKKAQLANGLTLPYAEAGYPAGAPVVFVHAVTESWASFETVLSRLPVSLHGYAPTQRGHGEADRPPGGYRPEDFASDLVEFMDAAGIDRAVLVGTASGGVTARIVAGSHPDRVAGLVLIGAPATLTDNPRLSGMAEAAEALRDPLDRAAVEPFRTGLVSRPVPEEHLDRMVEESLKAPARVWQETLRGLLETDLRATLGGILVPTLVIWGDQDELIPHSDQETIVETIHGAQLVVYEDHGHMVHWEDPDRVITDLSRFVAGLGQAGP, encoded by the coding sequence ATGACCACCATCGCCCTCAAGAAGGCCCAGCTCGCTAACGGGCTCACGCTCCCCTATGCCGAGGCGGGTTACCCAGCCGGGGCACCCGTCGTGTTCGTGCACGCCGTCACCGAGTCGTGGGCGTCCTTCGAGACGGTGCTCAGCCGACTCCCGGTCTCCCTCCACGGCTACGCACCCACCCAGCGCGGTCACGGTGAAGCCGACCGGCCCCCGGGCGGTTACCGGCCCGAGGATTTCGCCTCCGACCTGGTGGAGTTCATGGACGCCGCCGGGATCGACCGCGCGGTGCTCGTCGGTACGGCCAGTGGCGGCGTGACCGCACGCATCGTCGCGGGCAGCCACCCGGACCGGGTCGCGGGGCTGGTCCTCATCGGTGCCCCTGCCACCCTGACGGACAACCCACGACTGTCCGGGATGGCGGAGGCCGCCGAGGCGCTGCGGGATCCTCTCGACCGGGCGGCCGTCGAGCCGTTCAGGACCGGCCTGGTGAGCCGTCCGGTGCCCGAAGAGCATCTGGACAGGATGGTCGAGGAAAGCCTCAAGGCTCCCGCACGCGTCTGGCAGGAGACCCTGCGCGGGCTGCTGGAAACAGACCTGCGCGCCACCCTGGGCGGGATCCTGGTGCCAACGCTGGTCATCTGGGGCGACCAGGACGAACTCATCCCGCACAGCGACCAGGAGACGATCGTGGAGACCATTCACGGTGCCCAGCTCGTGGTGTACGAGGATCACGGGCACATGGTGCACTGGGAGGATCCCGACCGCGTCATCACGGACCTCTCCCGCTTCGTCGCGGGCCTGGGGCAGGCGGGCCCGTAA